The DNA segment AGAAAAATTTTGGGTCATGGTGTCATCCTTTATGCATCGAAGAGACGCTAGCTTCGCGGGCTCTCGCAATCATGAGCTGTTTGCGGTGATCGGTGAGGGAGACGAGGCGAAGAGCTTGAGTGGGACACGCTTCCACACAAGCACAGTGAAACATGCCGTCGTCATCAATTCTGTGAACACAGAGGTTGCATTTTTTTATTACGCCCAGGTTGGTTCTGCCTTTCTGAGTGGTCCCTTCGTGAAGGACCTCGATGGCTCCAAAGGGGCAGGCCATAACGCAGACCTTGCAGCCAACACAGCGATTTTCACTGATCTGGACGATGCCATTCTCTTGATAAATGGCTCCGGTTGGGCAGGCATAGGCACAGGGCGCGTCTTCGCACTGCCGGCACAGCATGGGAACGTTGAGTTCATCGACTCTCACTATGTGGATTCTGGATATGAGCCGATAGCTGTTTGCCTTTGCCTCTGGCAGTGTGCAACCGCTATGTGCCTGTGCACAGGCCAGCTCACACTGCTTGCAGCCAACACATTTGGATGCGTCGGCGTATATAATGGAGTTCTCTTTTGGTTCAGGCACGTTTCTCCCCTCCAATGGTTGTTCAATCGGCCTCGAAATTTTTCACGAAAAGTTCGCGTCCTTGCACAAGATTGAGGTCGTTGGCATTGCAATGGGAACACGTGTTCAACCAGGTGTGAGCACGAATGGAACCGCCGCAGCGAGCGCAGTTGAACACTGCTTCAACGGGTTCGATGATGAGTTTGGCCCCCGCCAGCGAACTGGTCTCGGTGGCAACTTCGAAGCATCCCCGCAAGGTCTGCTCCTCAACACAGGATAACTCGCCGACGCATATGGTCACCGAGTGAACGTGCGAAATGCCGTGTTTTTTCGCTTCTTCCTCCACAATGGAGATGATGCTTAGAATGATTGAAATCTCATGCATGGCTGATATTTCCCGACTGGTGTTTGTATACAGCGGCTACAATTCATACGAGTCGAGTAAACTCTTATCGAGGAGTGAAATCTGTCCAGTTTTTGACAAAACAGAATTTTTTTGTCGAGAAGATAGAGCCTCACAAAATGAGGAGTCAGGCTCTATCTTCTCTATAGGATGAGGGGCTTATGGCTCTGGTTTGGCTGTGCTTAGAGCACAGTCCCTGCTGTTTTTCCCGCTATCTTTCAGTGCAGGATATGCAAGGATCAATGCTGTTTACGATCAGTGGAATGTCCGAAACCTTACAATCTTTCATCATGACGTGGAGCGCTTCCCAGTTCATATAGGTAGGAACGCGCCACTTGAGCCGCTGAGGCCGGTCTGTTCCATCGGACTTCAGGTAGTAAATTAATTCACCGCGCGGGGCCTCGGAACGGGCAACAGACTGTCCTTCGGGAATTTCTGGCAGGTAGTCTGGTACGAGTGGTCCGGGAGTCA comes from the Desulfobaculum bizertense DSM 18034 genome and includes:
- the hypA gene encoding hydrogenase maturation nickel metallochaperone HypA, encoding MHEISIILSIISIVEEEAKKHGISHVHSVTICVGELSCVEEQTLRGCFEVATETSSLAGAKLIIEPVEAVFNCARCGGSIRAHTWLNTCSHCNANDLNLVQGRELFVKNFEAD
- a CDS encoding 4Fe-4S dicluster domain-containing protein encodes the protein MPEPKENSIIYADASKCVGCKQCELACAQAHSGCTLPEAKANSYRLISRIHIVRVDELNVPMLCRQCEDAPCAYACPTGAIYQENGIVQISENRCVGCKVCVMACPFGAIEVLHEGTTQKGRTNLGVIKKCNLCVHRIDDDGMFHCACVEACPTQALRLVSLTDHRKQLMIARAREASVSSMHKG